The Bacteroides sp. AN502(2024) DNA segment CACGCAATAAAGGTGTCGAGGCGGCCTCCGGACGGTATATTTATTTCTTGGATGGAGATGACTGGACTTCTGAGGATGCACTGCAACAGCTTTATGATTTTGCCGAGAAGTACCGCTGTGAGGTTGTTCAGGGAGGATTCTATTATGCCTACGACACCCACCTGCTCTACGACACCCGTCTAAAAAAAATAAAGCCCGCACCCATCTTGCTGACAAGAGAAGAGGCTATGAAACTGCTCGTCAGGAACGAGGAGATCAAGAATTTCGCATGGGGGAAACTATATCGGGCAGAGATTGTCAAGCAGTTTCCGTTCAAGGAAGGAGTCTGTTTTGAAGACGCTTTCTGGCAGCATCTCATCATAGACAAAAGCGTGAGATACGGTATTATTCCCGAACCTTTGTATTATTATCGTCAGCGGAGCACCGGCATTTCATCCGCATTTTCTTTGCGCAATGCCGATTTGCTGAAAGGCTACGAAGAGAGAATAGCATTTATCATAGCACATTATCCCGTTTTTTTAGATGAACTGATGGCGAAATACTGGCACATCACCTATTCCTTTTACCGTTCTTCCCTATCGCATCCGGAAGACGCGGTAAGGAAATGCTATCTCGACTATTGGACGTACGCCAATGACGTGTATGGCGATGATTTCAAGAAAGCACTGAGGCACTCATTGACTTACCGGCTGGTCGGACACCATTCGCCGTGGCTTTCTCCATATCTGTTTCTGAAACGTGTCCGGAATCGTTTCCGCATCTCTCCTTTTCAGAAAATCCCTATCCGATGAAAGAATTCATTTACCTCGCTGTCATCCGTTTCTTTAACTTGCTCTGCCCCATCCTCACGAATAAGATCTTGTTTATGAGCTATTATGGGGCACAGTACGGATGCAACCCCAAATACCTGAGCCGATACCTCGTGCGTCAAGCCAAGAATTGGGATGTGGTGTGGGCTTTTGTCAACCCCGGACAATATGATATAGAAGGCATACGGAAAGTGCGCTATCTGTCGTTACGCTATTTCTACGAGTTGTGTACCAGCAAAGTCATCGTCACCAATTACCGGATGACAGCCTTGTTCAGGAAACGGAAAGAGCAGCTCTACATTCAGACTTGGCACAGTTCATTACGGCTCAAGATGATAGAACGGGATGCAGCCGACACCTTGCCCGCACATTATGTGGATATGGCTCAAAAAGATTCCAAGAACATCGACCTGCTACTATCGGGATGCCGCTACAGCACCGCCATTTTCCGATGCAGCTTTTGGTACGACGGCGAGATAGCCCCTACGGGAACTCCGCGCAACGACCTGTTGTTTGAACAGGATAACGGACTGAAAGATAAAATACGGGAACGGATAGGCGTTTCGGACAATGAACGGCTGATACTTTATGCACCTACGTTCCGTAAAGGAAACTCACTGGAATGTTATGACCTGAAATACGAAGAGCTGATCCGTGCCTTGGAAGGGAGGTTCGGAGGCAGATGGCGTGTGGCTGTCCGCTTGCACCCTCATCTGAGTAATATGTCGCGGCAATTGGGCATCGACGGCACAGCGGTCATCGATGCGACCACCTATGACGATGTACAGGAA contains these protein-coding regions:
- a CDS encoding glycosyltransferase family 2 protein, whose amino-acid sequence is MRRSDTLYTRIEPTNDDASARRSIYFSRTGMQKRISIIIPIYNVASYLNECLNSVYHGYDAATMEIILVNDGSTDDSLAICKRYKQRYPDTILIDTPNGGLSAARNKGVEAASGRYIYFLDGDDWTSEDALQQLYDFAEKYRCEVVQGGFYYAYDTHLLYDTRLKKIKPAPILLTREEAMKLLVRNEEIKNFAWGKLYRAEIVKQFPFKEGVCFEDAFWQHLIIDKSVRYGIIPEPLYYYRQRSTGISSAFSLRNADLLKGYEERIAFIIAHYPVFLDELMAKYWHITYSFYRSSLSHPEDAVRKCYLDYWTYANDVYGDDFKKALRHSLTYRLVGHHSPWLSPYLFLKRVRNRFRISPFQKIPIR
- a CDS encoding CDP-glycerol glycerophosphotransferase family protein; this translates as MKEFIYLAVIRFFNLLCPILTNKILFMSYYGAQYGCNPKYLSRYLVRQAKNWDVVWAFVNPGQYDIEGIRKVRYLSLRYFYELCTSKVIVTNYRMTALFRKRKEQLYIQTWHSSLRLKMIERDAADTLPAHYVDMAQKDSKNIDLLLSGCRYSTAIFRCSFWYDGEIAPTGTPRNDLLFEQDNGLKDKIRERIGVSDNERLILYAPTFRKGNSLECYDLKYEELIRALEGRFGGRWRVAVRLHPHLSNMSRQLGIDGTAVIDATTYDDVQELLWVSDALITDYSSLMFDFVIMKRPCFLYVPDLTEYLSKDRKLYFEMDELPFPIAKSHTGLIEEVATFRSEAYTDKVSEFLERIGSYETGCAAANVANLISQSTGK